DNA from Brassica napus cultivar Da-Ae chromosome C4, Da-Ae, whole genome shotgun sequence:
TGTAGTAATTGGAGAGGATGTGCAAAATGTTCTTATGAAGATATCATTGGCGTTGAGAACTTATTCCCATAAAAGGTatgcatatatttttctaataaaaatgtttattgTCTTGTTCACTTTACTaatgatttgtttgtttttaggGGATTTTGCATTCATTCATGGAATCCCACATAGATGGAGTGGTCCTTTTGGCAACTGATTTTGTACAAAAGgatgagaagaaagatgaaagaGTGGATCACATTTTGGATATGATCAATAGAAAACATGATTGGAACAATCATGTTTGGGGAGTAAAAGAAGCTACGAGCTCCGAATTTGAGGAAGCTGGcgaagaaaaaagagaggatCAAACAGCTGATACTGAGCGGGGTGAGAATAGTCATGTTGCAGAGAATGTTGATGGCACAGCTGATGTTTCGGGAAGAAACAAGAGAAAGCATGCGGACCGAGGAGCAGAGTCAAGGAAGAAGAATGTCTTGTGCCAGCTAGCTGCTTCATCAAAAGGGAATATTGACACATATATGAAAAACTTCTTGGAGGGTCTGGTACAAGCTTCTTTTACTACTTTTGGGGAGAAATTATGTCAGCAGTTCTCGGACAGGTTGGGGAAGATTGAGACTGAGGTTACACAACTCAGGACAGCTTCGGAGAAAACTGAGCAGTTTGAGACAGTTGTAACCGACAGGTTGGGGAGAATTGAGGCTGAGGTTACACAGCTCAGGACAACTTTAGTGGTGACTGAATTGGTGGGAAAGAGTGATCAAGCAAGCGGTCCTAGCATGACCAAAATCAACACTGGTCCTAGCACGAGCAAAAAAGGCACAGCTCCATCAAAGAAAAAGGTAACTACTAAGAGAAAGCGTTAAAAGTTGTTGAAAGTTTGGAACTAGGCGATGGAATGTAGGTCTTTGAAGCTAGGTTGTTGGAACTTGGAACTAGGTGGTAATATGTATTTGAAACTTGACGTTTATGTAATGGCTctatttaatgtaatatgtaTTTGGAAGTTTGTATGTTTATTATGGATTTGGAACTTGACGTTTATGTAATGGCTCTATAATGAACTTGAAATTTGTATGTGTAATTTGTATTTGTATGTGTTTGTCAACAGGCTGTAAAAAAACAAGAGTTAAAGACTGCTGATTCGTGTGTCAATTTACCTCGTGCAAACGTTACTCAATCATCAGCTAGTGATCTTCGTATGGGTACACAAGAGTTTTTGGAAAGTTGCATGAAGAACCTTCCACTAGACACATTTGTTAAAGGTTTGAATCCTTCTCAAGCTAAAGTCGAAGACTCATTGGATTGGTTGGAACTTCCAAAATCATTAAAGAAGCCAGCAAATTCTTTGGATTGGTTGGAACTTCCAAAATCATTGAAGAAGCCAGCAGATTCATTGGAACTTCCAAAATCATTGAAGAAGCCAACGGTCCGATTAGATGACCGAGATATGGAGCTAGACAGCGAAGATTTCTTTGATCGCTGCTTGGTGTTTGTGCATCCTGCAGATTTTAAGAAGATGCAAGACTGACAAAATACACGAACGTATGTTATTCCTTTGTATACTTGAAGCTGCCCCAATGTCACAAGGATTTCGCTCGTTCTCTTCACTAGTACTTGCATCAGTTGGCATCTTATTAAGATCAATGTCGATCTTATTTGGATTTTCTTGCTTTGCTTTATAGCTAACACACAATTGAGTTGACTGATGCTTCTtacaaaaccctagaaaattttgaacttgCCGTGAGTTTCCAATGATCACCGCTGGACATTCTGATGAATTGATCAACCCAATAGGAAGGTAACTCAACTCCAAATCGGCATCCGTTTCTTCAAAACCAAAATCCTCTATAACGTTTTTCTGTAACTGTTCCAGAGAGGACTTCAATTCCAAAGCAAGTAACCTTCCCCCTTTCTTTTTATCAACATTAAAACTCCAACCTGAAGATACAACCAATTCTCAAACACCACATGAAGCATAGACATGAATCATGGTAAAAATAATGtgaaatttttgtgaaaattttgtgaacaatcaatAGAATATAGAAGACGGCGAAGAAGGTTACCAAGgttttttttcgttttgtttagttcctttttcatttttttttaaatcgattttttttacaaaatataaaagtgaatattaccaaatattttgtttccatatttttaggaactgatttcttatccgtagaatacagcTAATCTGTTAAAATCGGgttttttttcgttttgtttagttcctttttcatttttttttaaatcgattttttttacaaaatataaaagtgaatattaccaaatattttgtttccatatttttaggaactgattttttatccgtagaatacagcTAATCTGTTAAAATCGGTTTgtacagttttttagaattacAGTAATgtatagattttgatttctacatgttttaaatttatagtaaatctgtaaaagtcggtttctacgtgttttagatttatattaatgtgtagatcttgatttctaaagattttagaacGGTAGGTTAAgtgcggaatgtgtattctaaatatttttagaatactcctatttacgtagatcacgtattctaaacattgtagattcaatgaaaaaaatagatttcgttttctacttcgtagaatatcatttctactttatttagaacataatctgaaatttatgatttcaacttttttataactggaaaaaaTACCgctaagttcatataggtattttatcaaaagttactattttccaattttttttgtttgtaaaactatttattaaatttattttcaaatatattaaagggtattatagaaaaaaaatggcaCAAAATAGAAATTAATCTAAAAGTacatagttatttttttttttctctaaaaaaattacTGTTTTTTCAGTTAAAAGCCTTTTTTAGTTAATAGCGGAACCatgacctttttttttcttgagaatAGTTGGTGaagtaaaatataaacaaagaaAAGGAAACGACTAACATGTGTTAAATATTATGTCTTGCATGTTTTGCGTTGGTTGTTTGACTTAGTCTACTCTGAATATTTAGTTAGAATTTCAGTCTTTACATATCTTTATGACTTTATGTATTTAAAcagaatttataaaaagttttttttaatcgtgtttaaatatttaattttcattgtTGACGTCGGCACGTATCTTCATATAGCTCATGCTAGCCACTCCAGGACCGATACCCACCACCACCGGCGGACTCGCCCACCATTTTCGCCGTTGGACCTAAGGCCCCATCGCCTCCGTTTGACCCAGATTCCAGCGACGCCAATGATGATGGATACGgacaaaataaattcaaattcaaatttagTGGTTACGAATTTATATTAGAAAAGCTGTCGCAAATATCTACAAATTGCAGGATGAAACAAAGAACGTGGTTACCAAATTACCAATCCATCTCAAATTTGATAATGTTTGCTGCAACCAGTCATTTTACGATGAGCACATATATAGTTATCGTTTGGGTTATGTgacaaaactttaaaaaaattgctATTAAATTTTCGGTAATAACTACAGAAAAATCTTTATctgttgttattttttttctttttgtatccTACTTGGTAATATGGTATCCCCAAGAAATTTATCATAAATAGCAATAAAATTCTTTGAATAAAACTACATCAAAACTTATTATAATCGTAACTCTATTATAAGAACAATTCCATCGGTTTGAACCCCACTTGGATAtcttaaaaggtaaaaatagtattgtaataaattttatttaaataattaaattgccatttaaaaaaatctgaaaaaaataaaaagaagctaTTTGGCATTTGACTATTAGATAAGATTCTTAAAAATTTCTATTAAGAAccgtttttttttacttttccttacttcttttaatttttttaatatttacaattatAATCTTTAGATATTTTGTGAAAGCTTCCCACTGTAGCTGCTTTAATGTTCTTGTTAACCATGAAGTTTTGATATTGGTCTATAACCGCCAgcaaaaataaatttctattaAAACTGTAATGTGATAAAGTGGAACATGCATGGAAAGGGTGAGAGTCTAATTTGCATTTGATTACGGTCTTTGCGCTGAATAGCTCCATAGACTGCACTATAAATCAGCTGGATTTGATGTCTGTGGAATAATAATGATGGCATAAATAATAGTTTTCTTTAACCAAGCCAATTTTGTTTTGGGTTGACTTTaatcttttgaaaattattcCATCCTGAAAAGTATTGATCTTGTCGTTCTTCTAAGAAAtcgtataattatttttattttctccgAAATCCTTTTTCAAAGTTTTTTGGATTAAAtgttaaatatctttttttttttttttggtaaaacatgTTCAAAGTTTTTTGAACATAGTATCCGGAAtgttaaatatcttattttaaagttggGCAAATTATAGCATATGCAAGAAAATCATTTCGGTGGAGTGAATCATCGTCACCTTATGAAAACATGAAAAGAGACTACATACCAATATTCCTCAATTTAGTTAAATACATTTAGAAATTGGATTTTTAGaacactaaaaaaaattttggatttatttttaagagaatCCCTGATAAAAATTGAgtctcttaatatttttttatcattaaatactaaatattaaaaaaaaaaaagagaaaaaaatgaaattttaaaaaaaaatatttttttttggatctgATCGTAATGAGTTGTAACTGTATATTTTATGTTGTAGAATTTAAGTGATATCTATTTTGTTGTAGGTATTTTTTGTTGCTGTAAATTAGTAAAACATTATTTGGTTTCGAAATAAAGTTTtctttagtaaaaaataaaaataaagttttctaCAGCAAGATTTTATCTAttgttgaattttattttatttgtatccTACTTGGTAATATGGTATCCCCAAGAAATTCAtcataaatagaaataaaattctTTGAATAAAATTACGTCAAAACTTATTATAATCGTAACTCTATTATAAGAGCAATCTCATCGGTTTGAGCCCCACTTGAGTAtcttaaaaggtaaaaaatagtattgtaataaattctatttaagtaaattaaattgccatttaaaaaaatctaaaaacaataGAAAGAAGCTATTTGGAATTTGACTTATCtattcttaaaaacttctattaaGAAccgttttttactttttcttacttcatttaattttttaatatttataattataatcttTAGATATTTTGTGAAAGCTTCTCACTGGAGCTGCTTTAATGTTCTTGTTAACCATGAAGTTTTGATATTGGTCCATAACCGCTAgcaaaaataaatttctattaAAACTCCAATGTGATAAAGTGGAACATGCATGGAAAGGTGGAGAGTCTTGCTGAATCGCCAGGATATCATTCTAATTTGCATTTGATCACGGTCTTTGCGCTGAATAAGCTCCATAGACTGCAACAAAAATCATCTGGATTCGATGTTTGTGGAATAATAATGATGGcgtaaatattttctttaagaaagccaattttgttttgggttgactttaatcttttgaaaattattcCATCCTGTCTTGTCGTTCTTCTAAGAAAtcgtataattatttttgttttctccgaaatcctttttcaaagttttttttggattaaatgttaaatatcttattttaaagttggGCAAATTATAGCATATGCAAGAAAATCATTTCGGTGGAGTGAATCATCGTCACCTTATGAAAACATGAAAAGAGACTACATACCAATATTCCTCAATTTCattaaatacattaaaattttggatttttttgaacacaaaaaaaatttagatttatttttaagagaatCCCTGATAAAAAATTGAGTCCCTTAATAATTGCTTTTCATTAAAtactaaatattataaacaaaaaaaaaacaaaaaaatgaaattaaaaaaaaaactttatattttctgTTGTAGAATTTAAGTGATATCTATTTTGTTGTATGTTTCTTTTGCAGGTGTAAATTCGTAAAACActattttgtttagaaataaAGTTTtctttagtaaaaaataaaaataaagttttctacggtcttaaaataaaatattgctgtataaaactttatttttattttttactaaaaaactttatttctaaacaaaatagtgtttgttgtaaaaaaacaaaaacaaaatagtgTTTTAGGAATTTACAGCAGCAAAGAAATCTATAACAAAATAGATATCACTAAATTCTTCACTATCATGTCGTTAAAAAATTTCTAGCCTTTTAtcatttcttattttgttttgtgatattatttatttatagaaaggaTAGAAAAGTATACGAAAATGTTATGTTACCGTAGTACACACAAGGGAAAAGGCAATGTGATGTTATACGTTGCGCCATATTGTTACAtgtatatacacacacatacacacagtatatattcttttattataccatcatataaaaatgttagttcaatattcttacaaaaaaaatgttagttcaatataatttgaaatatgtaATTTAAACATATACATGCTGCTTACTCGTAGAATGAGCAAACCTCCGAGGTGGATCTAGAAGAAGGATTTCAAGAAACAAATGCTACTTTCAATGAACCTAAGACGATCTGGGATCAAGATACGAAACAGGATCGGATGGCGCTAAAGTCACTACATGTTACGCCGTCTTAGTTTTATTTGcttctttttaaaaaacaaattacgcACTGTGGATGATAAAATAGTTAGTCCACTATTTGTAACGACTTCCAGTGTAACTAAATATCAGAATAGAGAAGACCACCGATCGAGCATGAATAAGAAACATCCAAAGAATATTTGTCTATTTGATATCTCACAATTTCGAAGGCATGCACTACGTTGCTTCCTCATATTTACTTTTTCTGACTGATTTATATAGCAATTACGCAGGCATGACCATCATCAATGACTATTCTAAAATAGACTCGAGAAGACTAACATGTGACGATAAGCTTGTTAAAAAACATGTGACGATAATCTTGGGTTtcattaaaaaagtttttgtcttgCCTCTTTTTCGTAATAGATGAAGTTTTGGTTCTttgcacacatattaaaaaattacattttataaataaaatttttttgaaatataatttaaaactaatttatttaattataaaaagaatAGTAAAAACATAATTGactacacagtttttgataaagttaaagttatCTAAATACGTGAAAACATCATCTACCGAGGCATTGCGTACTTTCCACCTAACTCTTATATAGTGCTCAACAAACTCCGAAAATAAATCAcatgtaaatattaaaatatgagtCACACTAACGCTGGGGTTTGTCGTTTAGGATCTCCAGtgatatataaaaagtttatatcacatggagtattaattaaaaatattaagtttttatcaaataaaataataataagtcaATGAAAGCCAACTGGTTCACTCGGTAAAGATTATTCAGTTCCAAAGTCTAATATCCCCACTCTTCACGTTCAAGCCCTAGCTTCccctctctctatatataagcTATTCTAGCTACGGATCTTTTCAATTCTCAGACAACGATAAGCCCTAAATACTTTCTGCGTATTCATCATATTAGTTTTCTTAACTTGGCTAAGAGAAATGGCAATTAAGCTTGCACTTGTAGTCACACTTTTTCTAATGTCATGCGCTGTTTCAAAGGGAAGATCCCTTGGATTTTCGACCAAGCAACTTGATCGTTATAGTTTTCCTCCTAATTTCAGTTTTGGTGTTGGTTCTTCAGCTTATCAGGTTAGGTGGTTTTTATGTTCTTTAACAATTTTATGACATTATATCTACTGCCTAACAATTTTACAAACTAGCTAGagaaactaatattttaattataccaaACGTTCATTGATGCAGTATGAAGGTGCAGTCGCAGAAGGAGGGAGGACGCAGAGCATTTGGGACAACTTCACACATGCATATCCAGGTCTACATTTAATCTCCTTACCTTTTCTCCAAAATATCAATCAATGTTAACATTTTACGGTCTCCTGGGAGTTTTAGTTACAAATCTATCTTCGAACATGGTGATAAACTGTGAAATATTTTTGCTTTTATAAATAGTACGTGACACGGTAAATTAAACTTGCAGAAAGGACGAATATGGACAATGGAGATATAGCCGTTGATTTTTATCATCGATATAAGGTAtagttttacttttcttttttttagtgagtaactagtattttattttaatgtactttttattttattttaatatacttGCCCGCAACAAAATCATTTGAAACGTTTTATACGAAAACAAATTCTTGAAAAGAGTAGGTGtgacttttcaaaaaaaaaagagtatatcGGACATCCCTAGAAATTAATCCAAACTTTGTCTTCTTTTGTGCGTTTAGCTAATATTTACCTTAAATTCCCGTAATAAACGAGCAGGATGACATCAAGTTGATCAAGGAAATGAATATGGATACTTTTAGATTTTCCATCTCTTGGTCAAGAATTTTACCAAGTGAGTACTACTttaaatttcgaaatttatatATTGACAAATAATAACTTCATAGTTCTATCTTATATGGATGCATATTTGTATATACTTAACCATTTGTTGATCtttcaaattttgaatgttCAGGTGGAAAACTAAGCGATGGGGTAAATAACGAAGGAATTCAATTCTACAAAAATCTCATTGATGAAATCCTAAAAAACGGTGAGAATCATATGCTCAAACCAGTGATTTCTGTCAAATGTTtaagttcaaaattttcaatgattttttatcattatatatatCCTGTTCAAACATATGCACAGgcataaaaccttttgtaactaTCTATCATTGGGATATCCCTCAAGCTCTGGACGATGAGTACGGTGGATTTTTAAGCCCTCGAATCATGTAAGTaaaaaagattaagaaaaatattctaCCATTACTTGCCAACGTAAggttataatgttttaaattaaatttgttgaTATTTTCGAAAACAGTGATGATTTCCGGAACTTTGCAAGAGTCTGCTTTCAAGAATTCGGTGACAAGGTCGATATGTGGATAACGTTCAACGAGCCTTATATTTATAGTGTTGCGGGTTATGACAAGGGCAATAAAGCAATGGGACGATGCTCAAAATGGGTAAACAGCTTATGTGTGGCTGGTGATTCGAGCACCGAACCTTATGTAGTctctcatcatcttcttctagCTCATGCTGCAGCTGTTGAAGAGTTTAGAAATTGTGACAAGGTATATATATTATCTGACTATATTAAAGGTTGGAAAATAGGTGTAtagttttttatcaaaaaaaaaaataggtgtatagttaaattttgaaatccTTTTGTGGTACTAATCAATTTGTTTTTGCAAAACAGATCTCCCAAGATGGTAAAATAGGCATAGTGTTATCACCATTTTGGGTCGAACCTTATGATGTTAATTCCCATGCTGATAAAGAAGCAGTTGAACGAGCTCTTGACTACTACCTTGGTTGGTAAGTTATCtcatttacaatttttattaataattctAGTAAATTAGTGTAAGAATTAATCCGCatatctttgtttttgtttgtgatTTGTGTAGGCATCTCGATCCTCTAATCTTTGGAGACTATCCAAAAGCAATTAAAAGAAACGCTGGAAAAAGATTGCCTTCGTTCACCAGAAAACAGACTGAAATGATAAGAAACTCGTTTGATTTTATTGGAATAAATTACTACAGTGCTCGATATGTCACACGCCAGCTTCAGAGCGACCCTTCACGACTTCGTTTCACCACGGATCAACATGTGGAGTACAAAGGTGAGTACCTcgaatattcaaaataaataaaagaaaaacaggcTAAGCAGTTTTCTAATTGGTaatgtataatatatagtaattaCCCTAAACTTTTACCAAaactgataatatttttttcctttttctattaGTGACAAATCGTGACGGCGACTACATTTCCTCAGAATCGGTATGAACTACAACATCTCTCGAAATTATTCTTGGCCTATATGTACAATTTCCAGAATACAACTtaatttagatttattttttcattttttaatttcagGATGAACTCAAATTTATCTATGTATATCCTGAGGGCCTACGAAAGCTTCtaaatcatattaaaaataaatacaacaaCCCAACTATCTACATAACTGAAAATGgtaatattttagaaattacTCTCAGTTATTTCACTAATTGTCATCTAATTGtgaatttctttattttattagttcAGCTTAATAATCAAGTTAATAAAATGCAGGATATGATGACTACGATGTTGGGACAGTCCCACGTGAACAACTATTAAAAGACACAAAGAGAATAGAGTACCACGAGAAACATCTTCAAGAACTACATAAAGCCATTACGTAAGAAAACTTCAGTATCTATCAAAAATTGAATTAGTGACAACTATCTTAAGTGATAGTTAGCtaatattaattatgtattGCAGTGAGGATGGGTGTGACGTTAGAGGCTATTCCGCATGGTCGTTGTTGGATAACTTCGAATGGGAACATGGATACACGATGAGATTTGGTCTATACTACGTTGATTATGCAGATGATCTAAAACGATATGCTAAAGATTCAGCCAAGTGGTTCAAAAAGTTCCTGGAGAGAAAGGAGCATGAATCAAAGCATGAGAAACAAACA
Protein-coding regions in this window:
- the LOC106395827 gene encoding beta-glucosidase 31, encoding MAIKLALVVTLFLMSCAVSKGRSLGFSTKQLDRYSFPPNFSFGVGSSAYQYEGAVAEGGRTQSIWDNFTHAYPERTNMDNGDIAVDFYHRYKDDIKLIKEMNMDTFRFSISWSRILPSGKLSDGVNNEGIQFYKNLIDEILKNGIKPFVTIYHWDIPQALDDEYGGFLSPRIIDDFRNFARVCFQEFGDKVDMWITFNEPYIYSVAGYDKGNKAMGRCSKWVNSLCVAGDSSTEPYVVSHHLLLAHAAAVEEFRNCDKISQDGKIGIVLSPFWVEPYDVNSHADKEAVERALDYYLGWHLDPLIFGDYPKAIKRNAGKRLPSFTRKQTEMIRNSFDFIGINYYSARYVTRQLQSDPSRLRFTTDQHVEYKVTNRDGDYISSESDELKFIYVYPEGLRKLLNHIKNKYNNPTIYITENGYDDYDVGTVPREQLLKDTKRIEYHEKHLQELHKAITEDGCDVRGYSAWSLLDNFEWEHGYTMRFGLYYVDYADDLKRYAKDSAKWFKKFLERKEHESKHEKQTPLDLFNSIKKWWSALQMV
- the LOC125585310 gene encoding uncharacterized protein LOC125585310 gives rise to the protein MELELPSRLYGEGLEPQVKKINNSCRLKLLELLKEKIEPEFDEVMKNPIFSHIMVIQKNDLKFSARLVHSFLCKELLTSKRHEKWFTFARRPLRFGLKEYHDVTGLKVNREKNSGLVTWKDDDGFWSKQIKTNGKINLLIIKKKHLEESNTWTWGDRVRLIYLCVIMGVVMGKDEKVNIPHLLITRHKLEQKEGYLMEGFLFGFQIWIKEVVPALEEICGTKGILHSFMESHIDGVVLLATDFVQKDEKKDERVDHILDMINRKHDWNNHVWGVKEATSSEFEEAGEEKREDQTADTERGENSHVAENVDGTADVSGRNKRKHADRGAESRKKNVLCQLAASSKGNIDTYMKNFLEGLVQASFTTFGEKLCQQFSDRLGKIETEVTQLRTASEKTEQFETVVTDRLGRIEAEVTQLRTTLVVTELVGKSDQASGPSMTKINTGPSTSKKGTAPSKKKAVKKQELKTADSCVNLPRANVTQSSASDLRMGTQEFLESCMKNLPLDTFVKGLNPSQAKVEDSLDWLELPKSLKKPANSLDWLELPKSLKKPADSLELPKSLKKPTVRLDDRDMELDSEDFFDRCLVFVHPADFKKMQD